In Arthrobacter sp. StoSoilB5, one genomic interval encodes:
- a CDS encoding DeoR/GlpR family DNA-binding transcription regulator codes for MFAEERQQLISALVAERGRVSVTDLADRFSITTETIRRDLAALEVSGSLRRVHGGAVPSDRLSTREESILERAIQRQSEKHRIAAAALALIPELTTGSILLDAGSTTETLADLLAQRTPAANGNEELVVITHAIPIAGKLSSTAGIALQILGGRVRGLTQAAVGQSTVEAAYKLRPDIAFVGANGIHSTFGLSTPDPEEAAVKAAFVKSARRVVALADSSKLDAETLVQFATLKDVDTLITDSEPSAELAAALAEAGVDVVIA; via the coding sequence GTGTTCGCTGAAGAGCGCCAACAACTGATCTCCGCACTCGTCGCCGAGCGCGGACGGGTGAGCGTCACTGACCTCGCCGACCGTTTCAGCATCACCACGGAGACCATCCGCCGGGATCTGGCAGCCCTTGAAGTTTCAGGGAGCCTGCGCCGCGTTCATGGCGGGGCCGTCCCTTCGGACCGCTTGAGCACCCGTGAGGAGAGCATCCTGGAACGCGCAATCCAGCGCCAGTCCGAGAAACACCGCATCGCTGCGGCCGCACTTGCCCTGATACCCGAGCTCACCACCGGCAGCATCCTGCTGGACGCAGGCTCCACAACCGAGACCCTGGCAGACCTGCTCGCCCAGCGGACACCCGCAGCCAACGGCAACGAGGAACTCGTGGTCATCACCCACGCCATTCCCATTGCCGGCAAGCTGTCCTCCACAGCCGGCATCGCCCTCCAGATCCTGGGTGGCCGCGTGCGCGGGCTGACCCAGGCCGCCGTCGGACAGTCCACGGTGGAGGCCGCCTACAAGCTTCGTCCGGACATCGCGTTCGTCGGTGCCAACGGCATCCACTCCACCTTCGGGCTGAGCACGCCAGATCCTGAAGAAGCCGCGGTAAAAGCCGCCTTCGTCAAGTCAGCCCGCCGCGTCGTGGCATTGGCCGATTCTTCCAAACTGGACGCCGAGACGTTGGTCCAGTTCGCCACCCTGAAGGATGTTGACACTTTGATCACAGATAGTGAGCCCTCCGCGGAACTCGCCGCAGCCCTGGCCGAGGCCGGCGTAGACGTGGTGATCGCATGA